From the genome of Prevotella herbatica, one region includes:
- the rsmG gene encoding 16S rRNA (guanine(527)-N(7))-methyltransferase RsmG — protein MIEIITKYFPELNEKQKQQFEMLNALYRDWNAKINVISRKDIDNLYEHHVLHSLAIAKAIRFKDGSRILDFGTGGGFPGIPLAIMFPKCKFRLIDGTGKKIMVANEVANALGLQNVEALHRRGEEEKGEYDFVVSRAVMQLPLLTKIIQKNISKKQNNALPNGLLCLKGGDLKEELKPYLNIIDVMPLEDMFDEEWFKEDKKLIYLPMA, from the coding sequence ATGATAGAAATCATAACAAAATACTTTCCTGAGCTTAACGAAAAGCAAAAGCAACAGTTTGAAATGCTTAATGCTTTATATCGTGATTGGAACGCAAAGATTAACGTTATATCTCGCAAAGATATAGACAATCTTTATGAGCATCACGTATTACATTCACTAGCTATAGCGAAGGCTATAAGATTTAAAGACGGTTCCAGAATACTTGATTTCGGAACAGGTGGCGGATTTCCTGGTATACCTTTAGCTATTATGTTTCCAAAATGCAAATTCAGACTTATTGATGGGACTGGAAAGAAAATCATGGTTGCCAATGAGGTGGCAAACGCATTGGGATTACAAAACGTAGAAGCATTGCATAGACGCGGAGAAGAAGAAAAGGGAGAATATGACTTCGTTGTGAGTCGTGCCGTAATGCAATTGCCATTGTTGACAAAAATCATCCAAAAGAATATCAGCAAGAAACAAAATAATGCACTTCCTAATGGCCTACTTTGTCTTAAAGGCGGTGACCTTAAAGAAGAACTTAAACCATATCTGAATATTATTGACGTCATGCCGCTTGAAGACATGTTTGACGAGGAGTGGTTTAAGGAAGATAAGAAACTTATTTATTTACCAATGGCTTAA
- a CDS encoding MBL fold metallo-hydrolase — MLNIKRFTCNMLQENCYVVNDETKECVIIDCGAFWEEEKKAITEYISDNELVPKHLIATHAHIDHNFGNAYIYEQFGLKPEVHSSDEKLMNKLNSQAESIAGIHLDYEMPPVGKYLTGRDTVKFGNHTFTIIETPGHSSGSVFFYCEKEHVAFSGDTLFHNSIGRTDFEGGSKFMIIQSLRIICQLPDNTRIFPGHGEETSIGQELAENPYLDR; from the coding sequence ATGCTGAATATCAAACGCTTTACGTGCAACATGCTACAGGAAAACTGCTACGTTGTTAACGATGAGACCAAAGAATGTGTTATCATCGATTGTGGTGCATTTTGGGAAGAGGAAAAGAAAGCTATTACTGAATATATTAGTGATAACGAGCTTGTGCCAAAGCATCTTATTGCTACACATGCACATATTGATCACAATTTTGGAAATGCCTATATTTATGAACAGTTTGGATTAAAACCTGAGGTTCATTCTTCTGATGAGAAACTGATGAATAAGCTGAATTCTCAGGCTGAATCTATCGCCGGCATCCATTTAGATTACGAAATGCCACCTGTAGGAAAATATCTTACGGGAAGAGATACAGTAAAGTTTGGAAATCACACATTTACTATCATAGAAACGCCTGGTCATTCTTCGGGTAGCGTTTTCTTTTATTGTGAAAAAGAACATGTCGCATTCTCTGGTGACACTCTATTCCATAATTCAATAGGGCGAACAGACTTTGAAGGAGGTTCTAAATTCATGATTATACAGAGTCTTAGAATTATTTGTCAACTTCCCGACAATACACGTATCTTCCCTGGACATGGTGAAGAGACATCTATCGGACAAGAACTAGCAGAAAATCCATATCTTGACAGATAA
- a CDS encoding choice-of-anchor Q domain-containing protein, with product MNKIITFILLTFGLLFLSCNDDERFSTSTADKLTFSGDIISLDTVFSTIPSSTKSFWVYNKNNAGIRCSNIRLESGNQTGFRVNVNGLYLNSTNGYRANDVMLYHGDSLRIFVEVTSPVNNEVTPKKISDNLIFQLESGVEQNIKLQAWSWDATKISSLHVNNDTTIDGSSRPILVSGGITIAKGAVLNIAAGSVLYFDSAVGIDVYGRLHIEGRSDNEVVIRGSRLDKMFDYLPYDRMSGQWKGVHFYESSYGNSIKYCDIHSAFNGIVCDSSDVDNVKLNIEESTIHNCQGYGLKSVNSNIALLNTQITNTLNNCIYIDGGKAIINACTIAQFYPFDSNRDVAFCFLSNHALKSMSVYNSLITGYADDQLYGGKTAGKDFNYKFSNSIIRTPVVSTSDSVYFSNVIYESTVNADSVGKNHFVKIDADNQYYDFHLSAKSAAINKADKTTAPTSDRNGKKRIGIPDVGAYEY from the coding sequence ATGAACAAAATCATAACATTTATTTTATTGACTTTTGGTTTGTTATTTTTGTCATGCAATGATGATGAGAGGTTTTCTACATCTACGGCAGACAAACTGACATTCTCTGGCGATATCATATCTCTTGATACCGTGTTTTCGACTATTCCTTCTTCTACAAAATCTTTTTGGGTTTACAATAAGAATAATGCAGGAATAAGATGTAGTAACATTAGATTGGAGTCTGGAAACCAAACAGGATTTAGAGTCAATGTTAATGGTTTGTATCTTAATTCGACGAATGGATATCGTGCAAATGATGTCATGTTATATCATGGTGATAGTTTGCGTATCTTTGTAGAAGTAACGTCTCCCGTAAATAATGAGGTTACACCTAAAAAGATTTCAGACAATCTTATATTTCAACTTGAAAGTGGAGTAGAGCAGAATATTAAATTGCAGGCTTGGTCATGGGATGCGACAAAAATATCTTCATTACATGTTAATAATGATACTACTATAGATGGTAGTTCCAGACCAATATTGGTTTCTGGTGGAATAACCATAGCTAAGGGCGCTGTACTAAATATTGCAGCTGGTTCAGTACTTTACTTTGATTCAGCTGTTGGAATTGATGTTTATGGACGCCTTCATATAGAGGGTCGTAGCGACAACGAGGTTGTCATTCGTGGTAGTCGTCTTGATAAAATGTTTGACTATTTGCCATACGATCGTATGAGTGGTCAATGGAAAGGTGTTCATTTTTATGAATCTTCTTATGGTAACTCAATAAAGTATTGTGATATTCATAGTGCTTTTAATGGAATCGTCTGTGATAGTAGTGATGTAGATAATGTAAAGCTAAATATAGAAGAATCAACTATTCATAATTGTCAGGGATATGGATTGAAGTCTGTAAACAGTAATATAGCTTTGTTGAACACCCAGATAACCAACACGTTGAATAATTGTATTTATATTGATGGTGGAAAGGCGATTATAAATGCCTGTACTATAGCTCAGTTCTATCCATTTGATTCTAATCGTGATGTAGCTTTCTGTTTTCTTTCAAATCATGCTCTGAAATCTATGTCTGTATACAATAGTCTTATTACTGGATATGCAGACGATCAATTGTATGGGGGGAAGACGGCAGGTAAGGATTTTAATTATAAATTCAGTAATAGTATTATAAGGACCCCAGTTGTTTCAACCTCTGATAGTGTTTATTTTAGTAATGTTATTTATGAGTCTACTGTTAATGCTGATAGTGTGGGGAAAAATCATTTTGTTAAAATAGATGCAGACAATCAGTATTATGATTTCCATCTCTCAGCTAAATCTGCCGCAATAAATAAAGCTGATAAAACAACAGCTCCAACTTCTGATCGCAATGGTAAAAAACGCATTGGTATTCCAGATGTCGGAGCTTATGAGTATTAA
- a CDS encoding putative porin, translating into MKRILFIVVLLLSVSNIFAQFNDNGSYNQMDEAGNITKRGGKNKIDSLGSDKEIPKGIKVWTIDKRFGDRTDAVLDTIPHMFMNSIFTTGMRGEFNTTGNLGAPRINRVFIDRVNTGQFIFTQPYDFFITPEDKFDFTNTLSPFTNVTYNNAGDRINGEDHFTAKFGVNAGKKLGVGFKFDYLYGRGYYQNQSASNFNYTMYGSYIDDNYQAHLLVSTNHQKMAENGGIKDDNYIKHPESFSDNYATNEIPTVLEKNWNRNDNQHILFTQRYNIGFSRKVKMTEDEIKAKKFAMESKKENATAEKNKDNKLNDSPNEKEPKSFAGRPDNAKIAGTEPDKKENTSKRLSISKESADSILLAEKNTKKDTAWLKNEFVPVTSFIHTLEFNNYTRIYQAYETPDKFYANTYKVDEKLSGDSIYDKTSHYSLKNTFAISLLEGFNKWAKSGIKAFVTSDLRHFTLPDSIGTKSYNEHNISIGGMINKTQGKTFHYSVIGETWLTGADAGQVKFDATADLNFKLFGDTVTLAASGFLYRLNPTFYYRHYHSMHYWWDNNDLDKVIHSRIQGVFSYKKTRTSLRVAVDEIKNYTYFASSYTIDKDLNRLGNAITVKQNSGAINLITASLSQDFTLGPLNWENEITYQKSSNKDALPVPDLNIYSNLYLRFKIAHVLKCDLGSDVRYFTEYYAPEYIPGIGQYTVQTNTSTTNGTDSRVNIGNYPIVNVYANFHLKHTRFFIMMSHVNAGNGNKNYFLSPHYPLNERILRIGISWNFFN; encoded by the coding sequence ATGAAAAGAATATTATTTATAGTCGTCCTCCTTCTTTCGGTATCTAATATATTCGCCCAATTCAATGATAACGGTTCTTACAACCAAATGGACGAAGCAGGAAATATTACCAAACGAGGAGGCAAAAATAAAATAGATTCATTAGGCTCTGACAAAGAAATACCAAAGGGTATTAAGGTTTGGACAATAGACAAAAGGTTTGGTGACAGGACAGATGCTGTACTTGACACCATTCCTCATATGTTTATGAATTCAATATTCACAACTGGCATGCGAGGTGAATTCAATACCACCGGTAACCTTGGTGCGCCACGCATCAACCGTGTATTTATTGATCGAGTCAATACTGGACAGTTTATCTTCACACAACCTTATGACTTTTTCATTACGCCTGAAGACAAATTCGATTTCACCAACACATTGTCACCATTTACTAATGTTACGTATAATAATGCTGGAGATAGAATAAATGGAGAAGATCATTTCACGGCTAAATTCGGTGTCAACGCCGGTAAAAAGCTTGGAGTTGGCTTTAAATTTGACTATCTATACGGTCGTGGATATTACCAAAACCAAAGTGCGTCAAATTTCAACTATACGATGTATGGTTCATATATTGACGACAATTACCAAGCACATCTTCTTGTCTCTACAAATCATCAGAAGATGGCTGAGAATGGAGGTATTAAAGACGATAATTACATAAAGCATCCCGAAAGTTTTAGTGATAATTATGCAACCAACGAGATACCAACTGTATTAGAAAAGAACTGGAATAGAAATGATAACCAACATATTCTGTTCACACAACGCTACAACATTGGTTTTAGTAGAAAGGTGAAAATGACTGAAGACGAAATCAAGGCGAAGAAATTTGCGATGGAGTCTAAAAAAGAAAACGCCACTGCAGAGAAAAATAAAGATAATAAGCTTAATGACAGCCCCAACGAAAAAGAGCCAAAATCTTTTGCCGGAAGGCCTGACAATGCAAAGATTGCCGGCACAGAACCAGACAAAAAAGAGAATACCAGCAAACGTTTATCAATCAGCAAAGAATCAGCTGACAGTATTCTCTTAGCAGAGAAAAATACAAAAAAAGACACCGCATGGTTAAAAAATGAGTTCGTTCCAGTAACAAGTTTTATTCATACGTTGGAATTTAACAACTACACACGTATATATCAAGCTTATGAAACTCCAGACAAGTTCTATGCAAATACTTATAAAGTAGACGAAAAGCTATCAGGCGACTCTATATACGATAAAACGAGCCATTACAGTCTTAAAAATACATTTGCAATATCTCTTCTTGAAGGATTTAATAAATGGGCGAAATCTGGAATCAAAGCATTTGTAACATCAGACTTACGTCATTTCACACTCCCCGACTCTATTGGTACAAAATCTTACAATGAGCATAATATAAGCATTGGAGGAATGATAAACAAGACGCAAGGAAAGACATTCCATTACAGTGTTATCGGTGAGACTTGGCTTACTGGTGCAGATGCAGGACAAGTGAAATTTGATGCTACAGCAGATCTTAACTTCAAGCTATTTGGCGACACTGTAACTCTTGCGGCAAGCGGCTTTTTATACAGACTGAATCCAACTTTCTACTATCGTCATTACCACTCAATGCACTATTGGTGGGATAATAACGATTTGGACAAGGTTATTCATTCACGTATTCAGGGTGTGTTTAGCTATAAGAAGACGCGCACGTCACTACGTGTAGCAGTAGACGAAATAAAGAATTATACTTATTTTGCATCTTCGTATACAATAGACAAAGATCTAAATAGACTTGGCAACGCCATTACTGTGAAGCAAAATAGTGGAGCAATAAATCTCATAACAGCTTCGTTATCACAGGATTTCACACTAGGGCCTCTTAACTGGGAGAATGAAATCACGTATCAAAAATCAAGCAACAAAGATGCTCTTCCTGTACCGGATTTGAACATATACAGTAATTTGTATCTTAGATTCAAGATTGCACATGTACTGAAATGTGATTTGGGTAGTGATGTTAGATATTTTACGGAATATTATGCTCCAGAATATATCCCTGGAATTGGACAGTATACAGTACAGACAAATACAAGTACAACAAACGGAACAGATAGCAGAGTAAATATAGGAAACTATCCTATCGTTAATGTTTACGCTAATTTTCATCTAAAGCATACACGTTTCTTTATAATGATGAGTCATGTTAATGCAGGAAATGGAAACAAGAACTACTTCCTGAGTCCCCACTATCCACTAAACGAGAGAATACTCAGAATTGGAATAAGTTGGAATTTCTTTAACTAG
- a CDS encoding T9SS type A sorting domain-containing protein → MKHIIAIFLTLFISTNTFAGSDKSAISINGNKAEKSVTEISYEDSIITLHWSDNTIMTNKLAATMAKLVSNYDIDKAYIASIGGIYDNSIIVSGTKGGSNINIYNVEGKKIQDMPTNNDQTFIDISKLNTGIYLLQDNSTIIKFIKR, encoded by the coding sequence ATGAAACACATTATTGCCATATTTTTGACGCTATTCATTTCGACAAACACATTTGCCGGAAGTGATAAAAGTGCGATTAGCATTAATGGAAACAAAGCAGAGAAGAGCGTTACAGAAATAAGTTATGAGGATTCTATCATAACGCTACATTGGAGTGACAACACTATAATGACAAACAAACTTGCGGCAACAATGGCAAAACTAGTTTCTAATTATGACATCGACAAAGCTTACATTGCATCTATTGGAGGTATTTATGACAATAGTATAATTGTAAGTGGTACAAAAGGTGGATCTAATATTAATATATACAATGTTGAAGGTAAAAAAATTCAGGACATGCCTACAAATAATGATCAAACATTTATAGATATAAGCAAACTAAATACCGGTATATATCTACTACAAGACAACAGCACAATTATTAAATTTATAAAGCGTTAA
- the menA gene encoding 1,4-dihydroxy-2-naphthoate octaprenyltransferase gives MNNQNIITNSFKAWILAARPKTLTGAALPVIVALALVFNKTGVTGFNIIPAALCFLFAIIMQIDANFINDYFDCIKGNDDSETRLGPKRACSEGWITLNAMKYGIIATTLIACVIGLPLILYGGIEMLLIGFICVVCCFLYTTMLSYLGLGDVLVIVFFGIIPVCITYYVVVPFIQKDIQLNVFAASIGCGLVIDTLLIINNYRDRDNDKHDGKITLIVRVGEKIGERLYFFIGFMGAIAMCFAAYITGKNLILTALPLLYVPMHYLAYRKMIRIKHGKELNSILGQTSRNMLIFCALSALSILL, from the coding sequence ATGAATAATCAAAATATTATAACTAACAGCTTCAAGGCATGGATACTCGCGGCTAGGCCAAAGACTCTTACTGGTGCAGCATTACCTGTCATTGTAGCTTTAGCGCTTGTCTTTAATAAAACAGGAGTAACCGGCTTCAACATAATACCAGCAGCTTTATGTTTTCTATTTGCAATAATAATGCAAATTGACGCAAATTTCATTAATGATTACTTTGACTGTATTAAAGGAAACGATGATTCAGAAACTCGTCTTGGTCCCAAAAGAGCATGTTCTGAAGGCTGGATAACATTAAATGCCATGAAATACGGCATTATTGCAACTACGCTCATAGCATGCGTTATTGGTTTGCCACTTATACTTTATGGTGGTATAGAAATGCTTTTAATAGGATTTATATGCGTTGTTTGTTGTTTTCTATATACCACAATGCTGTCATATCTCGGTCTCGGAGACGTATTGGTTATTGTGTTCTTTGGGATAATACCAGTATGCATAACATATTATGTTGTAGTACCCTTTATACAAAAAGATATACAGCTTAATGTGTTTGCCGCCTCAATTGGTTGTGGATTAGTTATTGATACCTTATTAATAATAAATAATTATAGAGACCGAGATAACGATAAACATGACGGCAAGATAACACTAATAGTTAGGGTTGGTGAGAAAATAGGTGAAAGATTATATTTCTTTATTGGTTTTATGGGAGCAATCGCAATGTGTTTTGCCGCATATATCACAGGAAAGAATCTGATTTTAACAGCACTACCTTTATTATATGTGCCTATGCATTACTTAGCATATCGTAAAATGATCAGAATAAAACATGGAAAAGAGTTAAATTCAATATTAGGACAGACATCACGAAACATGCTTATATTCTGTGCACTTTCTGCCCTATCAATCTTACTATAA
- a CDS encoding L-serine ammonia-lyase, translating to MESIKEIFRIGIGPSSSHTMGPQKAATIFAERHKDASSFNVILYGSLAATGRGHMTDIAIEDVLRPIAPVQISWKPRTFLPFHPNGMKFVAYDIDGKPIDDWTVYSVGGGALSEGKGDDDYFRTKDVYPLNSLDEIKQWCDNTGCSYWEYVDIHEDDDINDYLLQIWQVMKDSVERGLNHEGVLPGPLHLPRKASTYNVKASGYKQSLQSRGLVYSYALAVSEENASGGVIVTAPTCGACGVVPAVLYHIYKSHNFSDNRIIRALATAGLFGSIVKKNASISGAEVGCQGEVGVACAMASAAACQIFGGSPAQIEYAAEMGLEHHLGMTCDPVCGLVQIPCIERNAFAATRALDAQLYASFSDGSHRVSFDRVVNVMKQTGHDLPSLYKETGEGGLAKGYSDK from the coding sequence ATGGAATCTATTAAGGAAATTTTTCGCATTGGCATAGGTCCTTCTAGTAGTCACACTATGGGGCCTCAAAAAGCAGCAACCATCTTTGCAGAACGCCACAAAGATGCATCTTCATTCAACGTTATTCTATACGGTTCACTTGCTGCAACCGGAAGAGGACACATGACCGACATTGCTATTGAGGATGTATTACGTCCTATTGCACCGGTCCAGATTTCATGGAAACCTAGAACGTTTCTTCCATTTCATCCTAATGGAATGAAATTCGTAGCTTACGACATTGACGGGAAACCCATTGATGACTGGACTGTCTATAGTGTTGGTGGTGGTGCATTGTCTGAGGGGAAAGGAGACGATGACTATTTCCGAACAAAAGATGTATATCCTCTTAACTCTCTTGATGAAATCAAACAATGGTGTGATAACACTGGTTGCAGTTATTGGGAATATGTAGACATTCATGAAGATGATGATATAAACGATTATCTTCTACAGATATGGCAGGTAATGAAAGATTCAGTAGAAAGGGGATTAAATCATGAAGGTGTTCTTCCTGGCCCACTTCACCTACCGAGAAAAGCTTCAACATATAATGTTAAGGCTAGCGGCTACAAACAATCGTTACAAAGCCGTGGATTGGTTTATTCTTATGCTTTAGCTGTAAGTGAAGAAAATGCATCAGGAGGTGTGATTGTCACAGCTCCTACTTGTGGTGCATGCGGTGTAGTACCTGCAGTACTGTATCACATATACAAATCTCACAACTTCAGCGACAATAGAATTATACGAGCTCTTGCAACTGCTGGACTGTTTGGTAGTATAGTAAAGAAGAATGCTTCGATAAGCGGAGCTGAAGTTGGATGTCAAGGTGAGGTTGGAGTCGCCTGTGCTATGGCTTCCGCAGCTGCATGCCAGATTTTCGGCGGTAGTCCAGCACAGATTGAGTACGCTGCAGAAATGGGACTAGAACACCATTTAGGCATGACATGTGATCCTGTATGCGGACTAGTTCAGATTCCATGCATCGAAAGAAATGCCTTTGCTGCCACACGTGCTCTCGACGCACAATTATATGCATCATTCAGTGACGGAAGTCACCGTGTAAGTTTTGACCGAGTTGTTAACGTCATGAAGCAAACAGGACATGATTTACCTTCACTTTACAAGGAGACAGGAGAAGGTGGATTAGCAAAAGGATATAGCGACAAATAA
- a CDS encoding HAD family hydrolase, protein MIDNEIAELKAALFDLDGVIFDTEPQYTNFWRSQCQLYHPEIPGLENDIKGQTLVQIYDKYFDDVKDQQPIITQRLNEFEKTMSFPFIDGVEAFILDLRAHGIKTAIVTSSNIEKMNNVYAQHHNFRSMFDRILTSEDFCASKPDPDPYLKGAECVGVKPEECAGFEDSFNGLKSVRAAHEFTIGLSTTNTAESIKEYSDIVIENYINVDYEWLIEKFH, encoded by the coding sequence ATGATAGATAATGAAATCGCAGAACTTAAAGCCGCTCTATTTGATTTAGATGGAGTGATTTTCGACACCGAGCCACAATACACAAACTTCTGGCGTAGTCAGTGTCAACTTTACCATCCGGAGATTCCTGGATTGGAGAATGATATAAAAGGACAGACTCTTGTTCAAATTTATGATAAGTATTTTGATGATGTAAAAGATCAGCAACCAATTATTACACAGCGACTTAATGAATTTGAAAAGACAATGAGCTTTCCATTTATTGATGGTGTTGAGGCTTTTATCCTCGATTTGCGTGCTCATGGAATAAAGACTGCTATTGTGACAAGTAGCAATATTGAAAAAATGAATAATGTGTATGCACAGCATCACAACTTCAGAAGTATGTTTGATCGCATTTTGACAAGTGAGGATTTTTGTGCAAGTAAACCTGATCCTGATCCTTATTTGAAAGGTGCAGAATGTGTTGGTGTAAAGCCTGAGGAATGTGCTGGCTTTGAAGATAGTTTTAATGGTTTGAAATCTGTTAGGGCTGCTCATGAATTCACTATAGGACTGTCAACAACTAATACAGCCGAAAGTATAAAAGAATATTCTGATATAGTTATTGAAAACTATATTAATGTTGATTATGAATGGCTGATAGAAAAATTTCATTAA
- a CDS encoding HD domain-containing protein, with amino-acid sequence MQQVSLEIMEFIERNILPKYNDFGKSHGLQHVMRVIDNSIQLAHQTGADVNIAYVIAAYHDLGMSGPRAIHHITSGKILSSDNRLKKWFSDDQLRIMKEAVEDHRASSSHVPRSLYGKIVAEADRDLDPETVFTRAVEFGLENEPTKNKEEQWTRFQKHMNEKYSCNGYIHLWIPGSPNANNLKTIQNIISDDELLRTEFERIYDKEIVE; translated from the coding sequence ATGCAACAAGTATCACTAGAGATAATGGAATTCATTGAAAGAAACATTCTTCCAAAATACAACGACTTCGGCAAAAGCCATGGGCTGCAACATGTAATGAGAGTTATTGATAATTCCATTCAACTGGCACACCAAACAGGCGCGGATGTCAATATAGCATACGTCATTGCTGCTTACCATGATTTAGGCATGAGTGGTCCAAGAGCAATACACCATATAACAAGCGGTAAAATTCTATCTTCTGATAACAGACTTAAAAAATGGTTCAGTGATGACCAACTAAGGATAATGAAAGAAGCTGTAGAAGATCATAGAGCGAGCTCCAGTCATGTACCACGCAGCCTTTATGGGAAAATAGTAGCTGAAGCAGACCGTGATCTGGATCCTGAAACTGTTTTTACAAGAGCGGTAGAATTTGGTCTTGAAAACGAACCAACTAAAAATAAGGAAGAACAATGGACACGCTTTCAAAAGCACATGAATGAGAAATATTCATGTAACGGATACATTCACCTATGGATTCCAGGAAGTCCAAACGCTAACAATCTGAAAACCATACAAAATATCATAAGTGATGACGAGTTACTAAGGACCGAATTCGAAAGAATATATGACAAAGAAATTGTTGAATAA
- the panB gene encoding 3-methyl-2-oxobutanoate hydroxymethyltransferase — protein MGYLSTDKKKITSKTFVDMKQAGEKITMLTSYDFTTASIIDAAGIDGILIGDSASNVMAGNDDTIPITVDQMIYHARSVARACKHCLVVCDMPFGSYQISREDGVRNAIKIMKESGVDALKLEGGIEIIDTIKGIIDAGIPVIGHLGLTPQSIHKFGGYGLRAKEEAEAEKLLSDARALDEVGCFGITLEKVPAKLADEVTKAVSCATIGIGAGSGTDGQVLVYADALGMTQGFKPKFLRHFADVNKCMTDGVQEYIRTVKESSFPNVDESY, from the coding sequence ATGGGATACTTATCTACTGATAAAAAGAAGATTACTTCTAAGACATTTGTTGATATGAAGCAAGCTGGTGAAAAAATCACGATGCTTACCTCTTACGATTTTACGACAGCCAGCATTATAGATGCAGCAGGAATAGATGGAATATTAATAGGTGATTCTGCTTCAAACGTAATGGCTGGTAATGATGATACAATTCCAATCACCGTAGATCAGATGATTTATCATGCGCGTTCAGTTGCTCGTGCATGTAAGCATTGTCTGGTTGTTTGTGATATGCCTTTTGGTAGCTATCAGATTAGTAGGGAAGATGGTGTACGCAATGCCATAAAGATTATGAAGGAATCTGGTGTTGATGCTTTGAAACTTGAAGGTGGTATAGAAATTATTGATACGATAAAGGGAATTATTGATGCAGGAATACCTGTTATAGGACATTTAGGATTGACACCTCAAAGTATTCATAAATTTGGTGGTTATGGATTAAGAGCCAAAGAAGAGGCTGAGGCAGAGAAACTGTTATCAGATGCTCGTGCATTAGATGAAGTTGGATGTTTTGGTATTACTTTAGAGAAGGTTCCTGCAAAATTGGCTGATGAGGTAACAAAAGCTGTAAGTTGCGCAACTATTGGTATTGGTGCTGGGAGTGGAACTGATGGTCAAGTACTTGTTTATGCAGATGCTTTAGGAATGACACAAGGATTTAAACCAAAGTTCCTTCGTCATTTTGCTGATGTTAACAAATGCATGACAGATGGTGTTCAGGAATATATTCGTACAGTTAAGGAATCTTCGTTCCCTAATGTAGACGAAAGCTATTGA
- the ruvC gene encoding crossover junction endodeoxyribonuclease RuvC gives MDKKTDKIILGIDPGTNVMGYGVLKVTGNKAKMISMGVIDMRKIRDPYLRLGKIFERVTGVIEEYLPDELAIEAPFFGKNVQSMLKLGRAQGVAIAAAICRDIPIHEYAPLKIKMAITGMGQASKEQVAGMLQWLLNIDEKDMPKFMDATDALGAAYCHFMQMGRPSTEAKHYSNWKDFAIKNKDKIQS, from the coding sequence ATGGACAAAAAAACTGATAAAATAATATTAGGCATTGATCCTGGTACTAACGTCATGGGATACGGTGTACTAAAAGTCACAGGAAACAAAGCCAAGATGATATCTATGGGGGTCATTGATATGAGAAAGATACGTGACCCATATCTTAGGCTAGGAAAAATTTTTGAAAGAGTTACGGGTGTGATAGAAGAATACCTCCCTGACGAACTAGCTATTGAAGCTCCTTTCTTCGGCAAAAACGTACAATCCATGCTAAAACTAGGACGAGCTCAAGGAGTTGCAATTGCAGCCGCAATATGCAGAGACATACCAATACATGAATATGCACCATTAAAAATAAAAATGGCTATCACCGGTATGGGGCAAGCATCTAAGGAACAAGTGGCAGGCATGCTTCAATGGCTTCTTAATATTGATGAGAAAGATATGCCTAAGTTTATGGATGCAACAGACGCACTCGGAGCTGCATATTGTCATTTTATGCAAATGGGAAGACCATCAACAGAAGCCAAACATTATTCCAATTGGAAAGATTTTGCCATAAAAAACAAAGATAAAATTCAATCTTGA
- a CDS encoding mechanosensitive ion channel protein MscS, giving the protein MEENINKDEREYAVKPHHTQPKLNNGKDSMFKYRNIINVAFMVLAITGVIIYTKSDFKITGAVVLIIAVVLKFIEVSLRMFHK; this is encoded by the coding sequence ATGGAAGAAAATATAAATAAAGACGAGAGAGAATACGCTGTTAAGCCACATCATACTCAGCCGAAATTAAATAATGGCAAAGATTCAATGTTTAAATATCGCAATATCATAAACGTTGCATTTATGGTGTTGGCTATTACTGGAGTAATAATTTACACAAAATCAGATTTTAAGATTACAGGTGCAGTGGTACTTATCATTGCGGTAGTATTGAAATTTATCGAAGTGTCACTACGAATGTTCCATAAATGA